In one window of Enoplosus armatus isolate fEnoArm2 chromosome 7, fEnoArm2.hap1, whole genome shotgun sequence DNA:
- the kdm4b gene encoding lysine-specific demethylase 4B — MATGMPMDTVPAAHPAPASPPDSVPASPPALSSSAAQDQIATQEPAITETPDTAVTSEHDAAPDLKPTQPIDPDVAPGLLPGSELPPIPLLSPLPAVSAKNPSCKIMTFRPTMEEFKDFAKYIVYMESQGAHRAGLAKVIPPEGWKPRRSYDTIEDMVIPAPITQVVTGQSGLFTQYNIQKKSMTVSEYRKLANSKKYCTPQHKDFDDLERKYWKNLTFVSPIYGADVSGSIYDEDIREWNIGHLNTLLDMVEQECGIVIEGVNTPYLYFGMWKTTFAWHTEDMDLYSINYLHFGQSKSWYAIPPEHGKRLERLAQGFFPGSSQGCDAFLRHKMTLISPSILKKYGIPFDRITQNEGEFMITFPYGYHAGFNHGFNCAESTNFATLRWVDYGKMATQCSCRKDMVKISMDVFVRCLQPDRYELWKQGKDITMLDHLKSTELSSPELETWRQHRVTHRANLLRRAMQKMKQVRRLKLEEVKVLAEEGIELDAAEYQRQVEEREAQRRQEREERLAKEAMMTLEAMEREEQEAAEAAAKAAETPAVEAQEPEAKPQNLTEDIEKKKQKKPKKMSSIHNSITGFEQAFEQFATSGIKNSKNAMVSHPEVGNPLTPRQSDIPVDNKLDVSATQACYSKMKMPTEVKKSRRHPLSKPPMRSPLSIVKQESTSDKELSSPMPLDSDMKKQEHLWQNHSPNFLAEKAFNAAVAALQPHCAICSLFCPYTKPHKEVFIANETQRASLPCHGSLTRPLVPEMCFSAGNTEPSTTNYHIGEDGTSLLLRCSSCHMQVHASCYGVKPDSVGDSWMCRRCEAGAWTVECCLCNLRGGALKTTTDNRWVHVICAIAVAEARFVNAIEREPVDVSAVPESRKNLKCVFCHGKNANQNRGACIQCSYENCATSFHVTCAQIAGVVMTPADWPYVVSVTCHRHKRATPKPRTAPKGPQSLNLGQKVIGRNSDGWYYHCTIIGMATQNFYEVNFDDGSYCDNLHPENILSHDCLRTGPPEVGELLVVSTLEGQVLSASFVRHHTHKFYQVEFQDQSQLMLKHSEIHQLDQELPKRVRARLAIPVQTEEVSSADEAQAAKRRRLPSGSALPTDTPMETSSKAACPLTTAPVAAPAANHHSISTQLTSQPLSQPTTTPQDAPAPTNGIQMDAETPMDASSALTNVLTESTLASDPTLTPQSTPFQSTLNSDPLLSAPSPPPPLQHMSDSYMPSSGYVSYMETLLHSHFPQDDGPGPLY, encoded by the exons ATGGCTACCGGCATGCCCATGGACACGGTGCCAGCTGCTCACCCTGCCCCAGCTTCACCCCCTGACTCTGTCCCAGCCTCCCCTCCTGCTCTTAGCTCCAGTGCAGCCCAAGACCAGATTGCCACCCAGGAGCCAGCAATAACCGAAACCCCCGACACAGCAGTGACCTCAGAACACGATGCTGCTCCAGATCTCAAGCCGACTCAGCCTATAGACCCAGACGTGGCCCCAGGCCTTCTTCCAGGTTCTGAGCTGCCCCCGATCCCTCTCCTGTCACCACTGCCGGCAGTCAGTGCCAAGAACCCCAGCTGCAAGATCATGACCTTCCGGCCCACCATGGAGGAGTTCAAAGACTTCGCCAAATACATTGTCTACATGGAGAGCCAAGGAGCTCACCGTGCTGGCCTGGCCAAG GTGATTCCCCCGGAGGGCTGGAAGCCGCGGCGGTCCTACGACACCATCGAGGACATGGTGATCCCAGCTCCCATCACGCAGGTGGTGACTGGTCAGTCGGGTCTGTTCACTCAGTACAACATCCAGAAGAAGTCTATGACCGTGAGCGAGTACCGCAAGCTGGCCAACAGCAAGAA GTACTGCACACCCCAGCACAAAGACTTTGATGACCTAGAGAGGAAGTACTGGAAGAACCTGACATTTGTGTCACCCATTTATGGTGCAGATGTCAGTGGCTCCATCTATGATGAG GACATTCGAGAGTGGAACATCGGTCATCTCAACACGCTGCTGGATATGGTGGAGCAGGAGTGTGGCATCGTCATTGAGGGTGTCAACACTCCCTACCTGTACTTTGGCATGTGGAAGACCACATTTGCCTGGCACACTGAGGACATGGACCTCTACAGCATCAACTACCTGCACTTTGGACAGTCGAAGTCCTG GTATGCCATCCCACCTGAGCACGGAAAGAGGCTGGAGAGGCTGGCACAAG GCTTCTTCCCTGGCAGCTCCCAAGGCTGTGACGCCTTCCTTCGCCACAAGATGACGCTGATATCTCCATCCATCCTAAAGAAATATGGCATTCCCTTTGACAGG ATAACTCAGAATGAAGGGGAGTTTATGATCACCTTTCCTTATGGCTACCACGCTGGCTTCAACCATGGCTTCAACTGCGCAGAGTCCACAAACTTTGCCACCCTGCGCTGGGTGGACTACGGCAAGATGGCAACCCAG TGTTCCTGTCGTAAGGACATGGTAAAGATCTCCATGGACGTATTTGTGCGCTGCCTGCAGCCGGATCGCTACGAGCTGTGGAAGCAGGGCAAAGACATCACAATGTTGGACCACCTTAAGTCCACTGAGCTCAGCAGCCCCGAGCTAGAGACCTGGAGGCAGCATCGTGTAACCCACCGAGCAAACCTCCTGCGAAG GGCCATGCAGAAGATGAAGCAGGTCCGTCGTCTAaagctggaggaggtgaaggtgcTGGCGGAGGAAGGCATTGAGCTGGATGCTGCCGAGTACCAGCGTCAGGTGGAAGAGCGCGAGGCTCAGcggaggcaggagagagaggagcgtCTAGCCAAAGAGGCCATGATGACCCTGGAGGCCATGGAgcgtgaggagcaggaggctgcCGAGGCTGCTGCTAAAgcagcagagactccagctgTAGAGG CACAAGAACCCGAGGCCAAACCACAGAACTTGACAGAGGACATtgagaaaaagaagcagaaaaagccAAAGAAGATGTCAAGTATCCACAACTCCATCACTGGGTTTGAGCAAGCATTTGAGCAGTTTGCTACATCTGGCATCAAGAATTCAAAAAACGCCATGGTCAGTCATCCAGAGGTGGGGAATCCTCTTACCCCAAGACAGAGTGACATCCCAGTAGACAACAAGCTGGATGTAAGTGCCACCCAG GCATGCTACTCCAAGATGAAGATGCCAACAGAGGTAAAAAAGAGTCGCCGTCACCCCCTCAGCAAGCCACCCATGCGCTCTCCTCTGTCCATCGTCAAGCAAGAATCAACCAGTGACAAAG AGCTGTCCTCCCCCATGCCACTGGACAGCGACATGAAGAAACAAGAGCACCTGTGGCAGAATCACTCACCCAACTTCCTGGCAGAGAAGGCCTTCAATGCTGCAGTGGCAGCGCTCCAGCCACACTGTGCTATCTGTTCACTCTTCTGTCCCTACACAAAG CCACACAAAGAAGTCTTCATTGCGAATGAGACCCAGCGCGCCTCCCTTCCCTGTCATGGCAGTCTGACTCGTCCACTGGTCCCAGAGATGTGCTTCAGCGCAGGCAACACTGAGCCTTCAACCACCAACTATCACATCGGAGAGGATGGAACCAGTCTTCTGCTCCGCTGTTCATCTTGCCACATGCAGGTTCATGCCA GTTGCTACGGTGTAAAGCCAGACTCGGTTGGTGATTCCTGGATGTGCCGCAGGTGTGAAGCAGGAGCCTGGACAGTG gaGTGTTGTCTCTGTAACTTGCGGGGAGGAGCTTTGAAGACTACCACAGATAACCG GTGGGTCCATGTCATCTGTGCCATCGCTGTGGCTGAAGCTCGCTTTGTTAACGCCATTGAGAGGGAGCCGGTGGACGTCAGTGCGGTTCCAGAATCACGAAAGAATCTG AAGTGTGTGTTCTGCCATGGCAAGAATGCCAACCAGAACCGCGGTGCCTGTATCCAGTGCTCATACGAAAACTGTGCCACCTCCTTCCACGTCACCTGTGCCCAAATCGCTGGAGTAGTCATGACGCCAGCCGACTGGCCCTATGTGGTGTCCGTTACCTGCCACAGGCATAAAAGGGCCACTCCAAAG CCTCGGACAGCACCCAAAGGCCCACAGAGTCTGAACCTGGGCCAGAAGGTGATTGGTCGCAACAGCGACGGCTGGTACTACCACTGCACCATCATCGGCATGGCAACACAGAATTTCTACGAGGTCAACTTTGACGACGGCTCATATTGTGACAACCTGCACCCAGAAAACATATTA aGCCATGACTGCCTGCGTACTGGTCCTCCTGAGGTGGGGGAGTTGCTTGTGGTCAGCACGCTCGAGGGTCAGGTCCTCAGCGCTTCCTTTGTCAGACACCACACCCACAAGTTCTACCAG GTTGAGTTTCAGGACCAGAGTCAGCTGATGCTAAAACACTCTGAGATCCATCAGCTGGACCAGGAACTGCCCAAGAGGGTCCGAGCCAGACTG GCCATACCTGTCCAAACGGAGGAGgtttcctcagcagatgaagcCCAAGCAGCCAAACGCCGCCGCCTGCCCTCAGGCTCAGCCCTGCCAACTGATACCCCCATGGAGACTAGCAGTAAGGCCGCCTGCCCTCTAACTACAGCCCCGgtagcagcaccagcagcaaacCATCACAGTATTAGTACACAGCTGACCTCACAACCTCTGTCACAGCCCACCACGACCCCACAGGATGCCCCCGCCCCAACAAATGGTATTCAGATGGACGCTGAGACCCCAATGGACGCGAGCTCCGCCCTCACCAACGTTCTAACGGAGTCAACCCTGGCCTCGGACCCCACGCTGACTCCGCAGTCGACCCCTTTTCAGTCGACATTGAACTCTGACCCCCTCCTGTCTGCCCCGTCCCCTCCCCCGCCGCTTCAGCACATGTCCGACAGCTACATGCCGAGCAGCGGCTACGTTTCCTACATGGAGACCCTCCTCCATtcacatttccctcaggacGATGGCCCCGGACCTCTGTATTAA